A segment of the Bacteroidota bacterium genome:
AAAATCATCAGGCTGGTGGGCGGCAGACTCATCACGGTGCCTGTTGATGAGGAAGGTCTTGATGTTGATGAAATAGAGAAAATATGTGCCCAACAGGAAGTCAAAGCTGTATTTGTAATGCCTCACCACCATCACCCCACGACAGTGACCTTGAATGCCGAGCGAAGAATGAAGCTACTGATGCTTGCACAGCAATATGGGTTTGCTATTGTAGAAGATGATTATGACTACGATTTTCACTACGCACGCAATCCTATTCTACCCATGGCAAGTGCCGACCAAAATGGCACAGTCGTATATGTTGGATCTTTTAGTAAAACGGTCGCACCTGGACTCAGAACAGGTTTTATAGTGGCCCCTCAAAATGTTATCAGTGAAGTTTCTCGCGTTAGCAGGTTCATTGACTGTCATGGCAATACGGCACTGGAACGTGTGATAGCTATGTTGCTTGACGAAGGGATCATTCGCCGGCATCTCAAGAAGGCCCTTGGCGTGTACGAATCACGAAGAGATCATTTTTGTGATTTGCTTCTACATGAATTAAATGATTACGTACACTTTACACCCCCCAAAGGGGGGCTAGCTGTATGGGTACAGTTCAGAGAGGATATTCCTGTGAAAGAGATAAGAGACGCAGCGCTTGGGTCTGGCCTGAAAATTTCGGACACTGTTTTTCAAGATTCCAATGGCAAAACGATCAATGCCATTCGAATGGGATTCGGTTCGTTGAACGAAGAAGAGATGACAGAAGCTGTCAGGATTCTCAAAGCCGAAATACAAAGCTATTTGGGCAGGAAATAAAGATGTCCAATAATCAGCATTGTATCTGCTACTCAATCCCCCACTTCTCGTGTAACGCATTGATGCGCTCCGCGTAGTTGCGGATCATCCGCGCCTCATAGTAAGCCTGCACCGAAGCCGGCTCGGGGAAGCGACCCTGGTCATCGATCTCTGTCATCCATCCATCGAGTTCGTGGCTAAGCTGACGCAGAATCTCATGGTGATCAGCAGAGGAAGCCAGATTGTTTATTTCATACGGATCAGCAATAACATCATAAAGCTCTTCCGTAGGCCGCGTTGGGGCCATTAAGTATGCCTGCTCCGGCGTAAGTTTGCCTTCCTGGTGTAATTTGCGCATTACCCAGATGGTCTCGTACGTGGCTTCTTTATAGCCATTCATTTGCAGCAGCGGCCGATCGGGATAGTAATTTCGGATATAGCGGAATCGCCGGCTCCGTACGGTACGGATGCGATCCACGGTTTCGTCTCCCCTGTCGCGACCGCCAAATACGTAGGTACGCGGCGGCTCCATTTGTGGACCAAACAACACGCGCCCTTGCATCGCAGGTGGCTTCTGCGAGCCAGCAAGTGCAATGGTTGTGGCTGTCATGTCGATGGAGTGTACGAGTTGCGAACTCATAGAACCAGGGCTGTACCCTTCCGGGGCCGGCAACGACTCGGGGATGTAGATCAACATCGGCACATGCAATCCGCTGTCGTAAGGCCACTGCTTCCCGCGCACCATGGCGCGGCCGTGATCTGCCATAAATACAACAATGGTCTGCTTTGCCAATCCATCGCGCTCAAGAAAGCTGAGCACATCACCAACTTTACGATCGAGAGCCATCACGGCGTTCAAGTACTGCGCCCAGTCTTCGCGCACCACGGGATGATCCGGATAGTATGAGGGCAGCACCACGTTATCTGGATCTGCCGGCTTATCGATGTGCTCGTGGGCTTCATTCCAGTCTTTGCCGCGGTGTGTCTCAGGAAAATTGACCTGCGCGTAGAAGGGCTGGTTATTTTTCAGGTCAGCCCATTTGTCAGAATCAAAGGGTTTGCCGGCGTAGGTGAAATTCCAATCGGTTTTGCCAGTGCCCCTGAACCATGCATCTTCGGGCATTTCCCGGATGTTAGCCGTGAAGTAGCCGGCGTGCCGCATGTGATCAGAAATAACCTGGACTCCGTCGGGCAGTGGAAATGGATAGGCTGAAGTGTCATCCGGTCGATGTGACCGATGATTGTGGGCGCCGATTGCCATTTGGTACATACCGGTATTTATCGCAGACCGTGCCGGCGAGCAAACTGGTGCCGTCGTAAAAGCTTGCGTGAAATACATGCCTTTTTGAGCCAGCGCATCAATATTGGGCGTGTGTACTTCCGGGACATCAAGCAAACTCAACTCTACGCCCATGTCCTCTCCAAAAATCCAGAGAATATTGGGCTGTACTGTGGGTTGCGTTTCTTTTACGTGGGCCTGCCATCCGGTAAGTGAAAGCAGGATGAGGAGCGGCAAAAAGCGATTAAACATGGTCTTCGGGGGTAGATGTAAAGTACTGCCGATGCATACAGGTTACCGATCGTCAAAGTCAGACGCATTTACCCAGCCAGCATTGCCTGCAGTGCCGGCCTCGTAAAGCTCATAAAACCCGCGGTGTTTTTCATCTGCATAAAGGTAGGCATCAAAGATTTCTCCGTTACCCAGGATACGCGGGTCACCTTCAGCCTTGAGGGCGGCGGTCATTTTCTCAGCCAGCTCCGCCATTTGCGTGGCGTAAGCCGGATCTGCTGCCAGGTTGTTGATACAGTCTGGATCTTCGCTAATGTTATACAATTCTTCAGCTGGCCGCCTGTCAAACGAAAGGGCCCAGTACTGATGCGCCGACGAATTTCGGCGGTCGAGACAAACGGTTTTGGTCGGACTCCCATCGCAGTTCAGGTAACCTGTAACCGGATCACCAGCCGGCCAGCGGTCTGTTTTAAAATTTCTGATGTAAAGCAAATCGCCAGAGACAATGCCCCGCATGGGGTAGCCGGCATCGTTGGGCCGGCCGATGTCGTGTCGCTCTTTCCCAATCAGTACGTGTTCGCGCAGGATGGTTGCCGTGTTCTGAAAGATAGGGGTCAGGTCATGTCCGGTTACCGGTTGCATACCAGCCTGGCTGGCATCAAGGCCGGCGAGTGACAGGAACGTAGGCGCAAAGTCAATAAAGCTAACAAATGACGCTACCGTTCGCCCAGCCTCTGCGATGCCAGCCGGCCACATCATCGCTAATGGCAGGTGATTCGACAACTCATAGGCCTGCCCTTTTACGCGGGGGAAAGGCATCCCATTGTCTGCCGTCACTACAACGAGCGTATTTTTCAGTTCGCCGCGCACTTCGAGCAGGTCCAGCATGCGGCCGAGGTGCTGATCGAAGTGTTCAATTTCAAAGGCATAATCCAGCATATCCATACGGACAGAATCGGTGTCGGGCCAGAATGCCGGCACATGGTCAATTTCATCTACTTGCTTATCCGCTACCCGTGCGCCGACGCCGTATTCATAAGCACGATGTGGCTCCAGCGAGCCATACCAGAAGACAAACGGTTCATTTGCCTCCCGATCATCGAGGAAAGCTTCAAAGTTGGCGGCATAATCTATGTTTGAGATGTGCTGTGCTACAGGATCTAGTTTTACTTCGTTGTACTGCTTACCGGTTAACATCCTGCGCTCGCCGGCAGCGTTCTCAGCAATGCCAGGCGCCCATCCTTTTGCCGTGTACCCCACGTGGTAGCCCTGCGCTGTGAGAGCTTCTGCGTACGTTTTGAATTTGGCAGGGAAATAGGGCCAATGGTTGGCGGCCTCTTCGAGTTGCCAGGAGTTTCTCCCCGTCAGGATAGCAGCGCGTGAAGGGGCACATTTGGCGTTGGGTGTGTAGGCCCGCATGAAGAGTAAGCCTTCCGCTGCCACGCGGTCAAATGCCGGTGTATCTACCCAATCAGTGCCATAAGCGCCCATATGAGGGAATGAAGCATCGTCAGCAATGGCGAACAGAATGTTTGGTGGCGCAGGCTGCACATCTTCGGGTGTTGCGCAAGAGCATACACTCGAAATAAGCAATAATCCTGTCAAGTAGCTGATGGAGCGGGGGGCATGTTTGATCATGACAGCCGGAGGTTTGCGTGCGATGTACTGAATAGGACATGTTAACTTAAGCAGTACCGACAATCAATGTGCATCACGCCTTTTTTGACGATTTGACGCTGAAACAACTCATCAAATCCCCCGCTCTGGCTGTGTAGTATCGCACAATTGGGATCAGGACGCGCTGAATCTCCAGGAAACTGTACACGATTAACAAGCAAACAAAAAATGCCGCGCTGTATCGTGTACAGCGCGGCGATTGGTTCAATGTGTGTTTGGGCCATTTATTTGCGGACCCCAGTCCAGGGCGTGAGAAAGCCGCGACCGAGGGAATGCGTTGATCCGGTGAGCTTGCCATCTACCAATTCCCCGGTTGTATGATAAACGCCGCTGCCATCCTCGGTTGTGAAGGCAAAGACCACTTTACCCCAGGACGTGTTGATTTTGCCATTCATGATTTTAGTACCATAGAAGGTCCCTTTGATCTGCTTGTTTTTTGCAGAGGTGATCACCATGTTCTGGATATACGGTGGCGAATCAGGCGAAGGCCGCAAGTCGACGGCCCATGTCCCTTCAAGCTCGGGTACCGCAGTGTGCGGTGTATAAGAGAAGCCTGAAAGAGAAAGTACCAGCGAAAGAAGCGTTGCCGCGCAGAAAAGATTGGAAAAGAAGTTTTGGTTTTTCATTGTGCTTACCAATTGATGTTTAACAAATCTGTTGGCAAGCTTACGGCGGATCGCGGGGGCATTTCGCCACAATTAAACAATTGAGACGTGTCTTATTGTCTCAATTGGAAAGATGAGACGCCGCCTCATCTCGTACCTGGCCGGGTGTTTTTCCGGTAACCTTCCTGAAAATACGGTTGAAGGTAGCTTT
Coding sequences within it:
- a CDS encoding PLP-dependent aminotransferase family protein, whose amino-acid sequence is MQIANEFIRLISSGRIAKGYKIPGSRQIASVLGVNRRTVIEAFEELSAQGWIEIRPNSGTFVNTKLPIREAQSLHDHPPSGLAKLSNFSLRDDLDFLEKYTPHNLKGIKYVIDTGYPDVRIGPMREITSTLNGLMKSKQGRKMMNYAADFLGDALLRKALVNYLKETRCINASPDNIMVTRGSLNAFFCMFQVLLNPGDAVIVGTVSFKVANKIIRLVGGRLITVPVDEEGLDVDEIEKICAQQEVKAVFVMPHHHHPTTVTLNAERRMKLLMLAQQYGFAIVEDDYDYDFHYARNPILPMASADQNGTVVYVGSFSKTVAPGLRTGFIVAPQNVISEVSRVSRFIDCHGNTALERVIAMLLDEGIIRRHLKKALGVYESRRDHFCDLLLHELNDYVHFTPPKGGLAVWVQFREDIPVKEIRDAALGSGLKISDTVFQDSNGKTINAIRMGFGSLNEEEMTEAVRILKAEIQSYLGRK
- a CDS encoding sulfatase, coding for MFNRFLPLLILLSLTGWQAHVKETQPTVQPNILWIFGEDMGVELSLLDVPEVHTPNIDALAQKGMYFTQAFTTAPVCSPARSAINTGMYQMAIGAHNHRSHRPDDTSAYPFPLPDGVQVISDHMRHAGYFTANIREMPEDAWFRGTGKTDWNFTYAGKPFDSDKWADLKNNQPFYAQVNFPETHRGKDWNEAHEHIDKPADPDNVVLPSYYPDHPVVREDWAQYLNAVMALDRKVGDVLSFLERDGLAKQTIVVFMADHGRAMVRGKQWPYDSGLHVPMLIYIPESLPAPEGYSPGSMSSQLVHSIDMTATTIALAGSQKPPAMQGRVLFGPQMEPPRTYVFGGRDRGDETVDRIRTVRSRRFRYIRNYYPDRPLLQMNGYKEATYETIWVMRKLHQEGKLTPEQAYLMAPTRPTEELYDVIADPYEINNLASSADHHEILRQLSHELDGWMTEIDDQGRFPEPASVQAYYEARMIRNYAERINALHEKWGIE
- a CDS encoding sulfatase, which produces MIKHAPRSISYLTGLLLISSVCSCATPEDVQPAPPNILFAIADDASFPHMGAYGTDWVDTPAFDRVAAEGLLFMRAYTPNAKCAPSRAAILTGRNSWQLEEAANHWPYFPAKFKTYAEALTAQGYHVGYTAKGWAPGIAENAAGERRMLTGKQYNEVKLDPVAQHISNIDYAANFEAFLDDREANEPFVFWYGSLEPHRAYEYGVGARVADKQVDEIDHVPAFWPDTDSVRMDMLDYAFEIEHFDQHLGRMLDLLEVRGELKNTLVVVTADNGMPFPRVKGQAYELSNHLPLAMMWPAGIAEAGRTVASFVSFIDFAPTFLSLAGLDASQAGMQPVTGHDLTPIFQNTATILREHVLIGKERHDIGRPNDAGYPMRGIVSGDLLYIRNFKTDRWPAGDPVTGYLNCDGSPTKTVCLDRRNSSAHQYWALSFDRRPAEELYNISEDPDCINNLAADPAYATQMAELAEKMTAALKAEGDPRILGNGEIFDAYLYADEKHRGFYELYEAGTAGNAGWVNASDFDDR